In one window of Qipengyuania profundimaris DNA:
- the tsaD gene encoding tRNA (adenosine(37)-N6)-threonylcarbamoyltransferase complex transferase subunit TsaD, translated as MVLVLGIESSCDETAAALVDGEGRIVAQRIASQDAEHAPYGGVVPEIAARAHAERLAPMIEGVLADAGVDLADCDAIAATAGPGLIGGVMVGLVSAKALAMASDTPLIAVNHLEGHALSPRLADSSIGFPYALLLVSGGHCQILRVDGVGQYKRLATTIDDALGEAFDKTAKILGLGFPGGPAVERVAKDGDPSAVPLPRPMVGSGEPHFSFAGLKSAVLRAYESGNHTASDLAASFQQAAVDCVVDRLRIALESMDDVETLVVAGGVAANATVRAALEGLAADHGMRFAAPPPALCTDNAAMIAWAGVERLGQSDPLDIAARPRWPLDPDAEPVRGAGVKA; from the coding sequence ATGGTACTCGTGCTCGGCATAGAAAGTTCCTGCGACGAAACCGCCGCCGCGCTGGTCGATGGCGAGGGCCGCATCGTGGCGCAGCGTATCGCCTCGCAGGACGCGGAACATGCGCCGTATGGCGGCGTGGTGCCGGAGATCGCCGCGCGCGCTCATGCCGAGCGGCTGGCCCCGATGATCGAGGGCGTGCTGGCGGATGCCGGTGTGGACCTCGCCGATTGCGATGCGATCGCCGCCACGGCGGGTCCGGGACTGATCGGCGGCGTGATGGTCGGCCTCGTCAGCGCCAAGGCACTCGCGATGGCGAGCGACACGCCGCTGATCGCGGTGAACCATCTCGAGGGCCATGCACTCAGCCCGCGCCTTGCCGATAGCTCGATCGGGTTTCCCTACGCCCTGCTGCTCGTCTCCGGCGGGCATTGCCAGATCCTGCGCGTCGACGGCGTCGGGCAATACAAACGCCTCGCCACCACTATCGACGACGCGCTGGGCGAAGCCTTCGACAAGACCGCCAAGATCCTCGGCCTGGGCTTCCCCGGCGGTCCGGCGGTGGAGCGCGTGGCGAAAGACGGTGACCCATCCGCCGTGCCCTTGCCCCGCCCCATGGTCGGCAGCGGCGAACCGCATTTCTCCTTCGCCGGCCTGAAGAGCGCAGTATTGCGCGCTTACGAGAGCGGCAACCACACGGCTTCAGATCTCGCCGCGAGCTTCCAGCAGGCTGCCGTCGACTGCGTGGTCGACCGGCTGCGGATCGCGCTCGAGAGCATGGACGATGTCGAGACGTTGGTGGTGGCCGGCGGGGTAGCGGCCAACGCGACGGTTCGCGCGGCCCTTGAAGGCCTCGCCGCAGACCACGGCATGCGCTTTGCCGCTCCCCCGCCCGCTCTGTGCACCGATAACGCTGCAATGATCGCCTGGGCGGGTGTCGAGCGCCTCGGCCAGTCCGACCCGCTCGACATTGCCGCCCGCCCGCGCTGGCCGCTCGATCCCGACGCGGAGCCTGTCCGCGGCGCTGGAGTGAAGGCATGA
- a CDS encoding NAD(P)H-dependent glycerol-3-phosphate dehydrogenase, producing the protein MTSVGVLGAGAWGTALAQMLASDGRDVLIWAREPELVEQINAHHTNTLFLPSATLAKTVRATGDLAEMAQLDVLLVVTPAQHMGSVLADMPAHPADLLLCSKGIEASSGRLMNDVARNAAPGSAVAVLSGPTFAHEVAAGLPTAVTLACSGGEAQWDRISPVVARHTFRPYYSDDVTGAEIGGAVKNVLAIACGVVDGLGLGQNARAALIARGYAEMLRFGEALGARAETLAGLCGLGDLVLTCSSTSSRNFSLGKALGEGQKAEELMADRRTVAEGAHTAPVLVELAARHGVAMPIVAAVYGLIKGDDPRTTVSGILARPLKAEQGSAG; encoded by the coding sequence ATGACGAGTGTCGGCGTCCTCGGAGCGGGTGCCTGGGGCACGGCGCTCGCGCAAATGCTCGCCAGCGACGGGCGCGACGTGCTGATCTGGGCGCGCGAGCCGGAACTGGTCGAGCAAATCAACGCGCACCACACCAACACGCTGTTCCTGCCCTCGGCGACGCTGGCGAAGACCGTGCGGGCCACCGGCGATCTGGCCGAGATGGCACAGCTCGACGTGCTGCTCGTCGTCACGCCCGCACAGCATATGGGCAGCGTGCTGGCCGACATGCCCGCGCATCCGGCGGACCTGCTGCTCTGCTCCAAGGGCATCGAGGCGAGCAGCGGCCGGTTGATGAACGATGTCGCGCGCAACGCGGCGCCGGGAAGCGCGGTCGCGGTCCTTTCCGGCCCGACCTTCGCGCATGAGGTCGCGGCAGGTTTGCCGACCGCCGTGACCCTCGCCTGTTCTGGCGGCGAGGCGCAGTGGGATCGCATTTCGCCCGTCGTTGCGCGGCACACCTTCCGCCCCTATTATTCCGACGATGTGACCGGCGCGGAGATCGGCGGCGCGGTGAAGAATGTGCTCGCCATCGCTTGCGGCGTGGTCGACGGGCTCGGCCTCGGCCAGAACGCCCGGGCGGCGCTGATCGCGCGCGGCTATGCCGAAATGCTGCGCTTCGGCGAGGCGCTGGGCGCGCGAGCGGAGACATTGGCGGGCCTGTGCGGCCTCGGGGACCTCGTGCTGACCTGCTCCTCTACCTCGAGCCGCAATTTCTCGCTCGGCAAGGCGCTGGGCGAAGGGCAAAAGGCCGAAGAGCTGATGGCCGACCGCCGGACGGTGGCGGAGGGCGCGCATACCGCGCCTGTCCTCGTCGAACTCGCCGCCCGGCACGGGGTCGCCATGCCGATCGTCGCGGCGGTCTACGGTCTCATCAAGGGCGACGATCCGCGCACAACCGTATCGGGAATCCTCGCCCGCCCGCTCAAGGCCGAACAGGGCAGCGCCGGGTGA